The region TGAAATAAGATTAAAAAAGTATCTTTATACTTTAATATAAATACCTGAATGAACCCTTCTGCAACTGGTTGGATTAAAAAATTAATAAAAGAGTTAAATCCTGAAGAACTCTTTAAAGACAACGACTTAGAAGTCTATTATAGACATTTTAGAGACTGCGGATTTATTTATGGTAGCAATGTAAAAGTAGTTAACGATTGGATTGAAAATGAAGATTTTGAATCTGATGAAATTTGTAAAATAAATTTAGTTATTGCATTACATATTGCTTTTACCAACCATAATACTACAAATGATTTTTACACTGAAGTTGCTAATTTTTACAATAAAATTAATAAAAAAAGAGTGTCTTTTCTAGAGGCACTAATGGGTTCAAAAAACAAAACAGATCAAGTAGAACGTATTATAAATAAGCGTATTCAAATTGATGATAACTTAATAGACAAAAGTTTTAACTATTTTATTACTAACGCTTTACTGTTTGTAGATGTTTTGGCGTTTAGAAACTATTTAAAAACAGGAGAGGTTGCTGAAGAAACAATACGAGAATATGAAGCAGTTATAGAGAGCATTGTGCTAAACACCTTAAATAGTAAGAAAAACAAGTCTGACTACGACAAAAGTTTAATTGACTTATTTGAGCAATCTCTACGCTACCAACGTGATACTGTTTTAGTCTTTAGTGAAGCTATTAGTACAGTAAGCACTAATTTATTTGCACGTTATTGTTTGGATTTAGCAGCAATGGCGACATGGACAGATGCCAAATTAGACAACGAAGAAGAATTATTTTTAAATACGTTAGGCGAAAAACTTAATTTATCACAGCATCAAATAGATGAAGCCTCTAAAACTATTGAAGAGTTTTATAAAACTTACAGAGAAAAAGTACCGCTATTAGGCTCTAAAAATATTGTAAAAACGTTTTATGATAATTCTAGCAATATGGTACTTAAGCTCATTAAGCGTAATAGCAAACGATTAACCAAAGAATTATCAGAGAGTAAAGAACTATTGGTCTTATTATCACATTCTACCGTTAGAGACTTAAGTAAAGACGAACAGAAAAAAGTACAAGACCAATTATTAGATATCTTTAAGTCTGTACCAAGCTTGGCAATTTTCCTGTTACCTGGAGGTGCCTTATTATTACCACTAGTGGTCAAGTTTATACCAAAACTACTACCAAGTGCTTTTGATGATAATAGAATTGAGGACGACAAAGAACAGGATAAGTCATAGTTACTCTAACCAATTTTTAAAGTCTTTAACACGTTCTCTAGCAACAATAACCTCATCCTCATTATAGTTATTAAGCTTAATTTGTAAACGCGAATTAGTATAACTTACCATATCTTTTATAGCATTAATATTTACAAAAAACTTTCGGTTAATTCTAAAAAAAGTTTGTGGTTCAAGTTCTTTTTCTAATGCTTCAAGAGAGGTGTCTAGTAGATAATTTCTGCCTTCTGATGTGTAGAGATATGTTCCTTTATTTTCGCTGTAAAAGCATTCGATATCATCAATATTAACCAGTTTTAAGTGCTGACCTACTTTAACTGAGAAACGTTTTTTGTACTCGCGCTCAATAGGATTGACTAATAACTTTTTAATATCATCAAAGTCTAATGCAATATTAGTTTTTTCTGGTAGTCTGGTTTTGTATTTAGCAACTGCAGTTTCTAAATCTTCGTCGTCTATTGGTTTTAACAAATAATCTATACTATTTAATTTAAAGGCTTGTAAAGCATATTCATCATAAGCAGTTGTAAATATAATAGCCGATTTTACCTCAACTTCATCAAAAATCTCAAAAGACAATCCGTCACTTAATTGAATATCCAGAAAAATCAAATCTGGATGTTGGTTATTATTAAACCAATGTATAGCTTCTTCAACAGAGTGCAGAAGTGTTTCTGTTTTAATATCTATTGCATCTAACATACGCTGTAAGCGTCTTGCGGATGGTTTTTCGTCTTCTATAATTATAACCTTCATGATTATTTTAAATTTAATTTTTTGGCATTTTTATTAATGATAGTACGACCTATAAAAGCAGTTATCAAGGTTGCTAATGCAACCATCCACCAGAAATCTTTCATATTATTTACAAATCTAGTCCCTACTTCTGCCCAAAACGCACAGAATAAACCTACTACTGACCAACTCATAAAATAAAAATGGTAAGCAAACCAGTTATTTTGCTTTTTTAGGGTTGGTACCATACCACCAATAATACTTAATAAACTTACGATAGCAAAAAAATGAAATACGCTAAAACCATTAAAATTTACTATAAAAAAGGAACTAATATTTAATAATAACATAGCAATGACATAAACGTAACCCACTCTTTTATGAAACGTGGTGCCTTTAGGGTTTAAAATTACAATTACACCTGTTAGCATAGCTAAAACTGCTGTAATAAAGTGAAACCAACCTATATTACTATGTATGATTTCGTTTAACATTATTCCCAACGTTTTTGATCACGTTCTTCTTTTATATATTTCTCTATTTGGCGTTGTTCCCATTTAGCTCCTAAAATAAAGTTTGGAAAAAAAGCAGTTAGTGCGTGCATTATTAATACAATTCCCCATAGTGTTAAGGTTATAAAGTTTCTAGCTTGAAAATAACTTTCTCCTGGATCTAAGTTCTCTATGTTTATATAAACAATTACTGAGTTTATTATTATGTAAATAAGTAAATGCGTGTAAAAGCTTTTTATTTTTTGTACTCTAATTTTTGCTCGTTCTAAGCGATGTTGATTTCTTGTTGTGTCCATAAGATTTTAATTTAGGTTTGCTTGTTACATACTACTCCCAACGTTTATTATCTCTTTCCTGATTCATGTACTTCTCAATTTTACGCTCTTCCCAATTTTTTCCGAATAAAAAATCGGCACCAAACACACCCAAGAAGTGAAACACTAAACCAATACCCCAAAATAAAGGTGTGGACCAGACTGCAATACTCCAAAACGGTTGTCCGGATTTAGTATATATTATAATCATTATAAAAATATTTATGACCACATATGAAGCTAAATGCCAATAAAATCCAACGATTTTTTCTACCTTTTTCTTAGCTCTTAGATAGGCTTCTTCTTTTTGATATCTAGCTTGCATATCGATGTCGTCTTCTACGTACGGTTGTATATCTTCTCTCATAACCTTAAAGTTTAGTTCCAACGTTGTTGGTTGTCCTCTTCCATAAATTTTTTAATCTGTTTTTCTTCCCATGATTTACCTAACATACCATCATTTACAAAAACTTTATAGGCATGAAACGCTAGTCCTAATGCCCAACCAAACATTGGAAACCAAAACCATTTATAATCCCAATTGGTCTTATAATTAATAAATATTAAAAAAGGTATAACAAAGCAGTAAGAAATCAAGTTGTAGTAAAACTCTTTTAATTCTTCTACATGTTTTCGTGCTCTTACATAAGAGTCATCAAATTGTTTTTCTGGTAATCGTTTCATAATAGTAATTTCTTTTGATAACATAGGTATTGCCACTAAAAAGGTATTATTATTTTGGCTAATACTTACGCGTTTATTGGTTAATAATTGATAGCGTTGTTTGATGTTTTCAAGACCAACTCCACTACTCTTTTTGACTATCTCTTTGGTTTGTAGATTATTTTCTACAATTAAATTTCCGTTGGATTCGTAAATTTTAATATGTAACGGTTTACTACTGGTTACTATATTATGTTTTACTGCGTTTTCTAATAACAGTTGTAACGATAAAGGCACCACTTTACTCTCTGGATGTTGTGCATGCTCCGGAATATCAAAAACAATACTATCTTCAAATCGCATTTTAATTAGAGACATGTAGGTTTTTGCGAATTTTAACTCTTCATCAACGGTTACTAAATCTTTGTTTTTTTGTTCTAAAACGTAACGATAGACTTTAGACAAACTGGTTGTAAATTTTTGTGCGCTGTTTGGATTTTCTTCAATTAGACTAGTTAACACATTTAAACTATTAAATAAAA is a window of Olleya sp. YS DNA encoding:
- a CDS encoding 2TM domain-containing protein, with the protein product MREDIQPYVEDDIDMQARYQKEEAYLRAKKKVEKIVGFYWHLASYVVINIFIMIIIYTKSGQPFWSIAVWSTPLFWGIGLVFHFLGVFGADFLFGKNWEERKIEKYMNQERDNKRWE
- a CDS encoding LETM1-related biofilm-associated protein; the encoded protein is MNPSATGWIKKLIKELNPEELFKDNDLEVYYRHFRDCGFIYGSNVKVVNDWIENEDFESDEICKINLVIALHIAFTNHNTTNDFYTEVANFYNKINKKRVSFLEALMGSKNKTDQVERIINKRIQIDDNLIDKSFNYFITNALLFVDVLAFRNYLKTGEVAEETIREYEAVIESIVLNTLNSKKNKSDYDKSLIDLFEQSLRYQRDTVLVFSEAISTVSTNLFARYCLDLAAMATWTDAKLDNEEELFLNTLGEKLNLSQHQIDEASKTIEEFYKTYREKVPLLGSKNIVKTFYDNSSNMVLKLIKRNSKRLTKELSESKELLVLLSHSTVRDLSKDEQKKVQDQLLDIFKSVPSLAIFLLPGGALLLPLVVKFIPKLLPSAFDDNRIEDDKEQDKS
- a CDS encoding DUF2306 domain-containing protein, which codes for MLNEIIHSNIGWFHFITAVLAMLTGVIVILNPKGTTFHKRVGYVYVIAMLLLNISSFFIVNFNGFSVFHFFAIVSLLSIIGGMVPTLKKQNNWFAYHFYFMSWSVVGLFCAFWAEVGTRFVNNMKDFWWMVALATLITAFIGRTIINKNAKKLNLK
- a CDS encoding 2TM domain-containing protein; protein product: MFNFGKEIVKAFSLGVLIFLIRGIIMYMTGVKIEANYELFIDFVYNQLYSIVLYMANAYFVTYMMNKYKHDLFKPKNLLVAALLSVSITMIAIFALRFFILVVINGYEASKFFAGEKFIFYWFSLTISITITAVFYIVYYLKSRQDTKVKEQKVIAGTASAKFDALKNQLDPHFLFNSLNVLTSLIEENPNSAQKFTTSLSKVYRYVLEQKNKDLVTVDEELKFAKTYMSLIKMRFEDSIVFDIPEHAQHPESKVVPLSLQLLLENAVKHNIVTSSKPLHIKIYESNGNLIVENNLQTKEIVKKSSGVGLENIKQRYQLLTNKRVSISQNNNTFLVAIPMLSKEITIMKRLPEKQFDDSYVRARKHVEELKEFYYNLISYCFVIPFLIFINYKTNWDYKWFWFPMFGWALGLAFHAYKVFVNDGMLGKSWEEKQIKKFMEEDNQQRWN
- a CDS encoding LytTR family DNA-binding domain-containing protein, which gives rise to MKVIIIEDEKPSARRLQRMLDAIDIKTETLLHSVEEAIHWFNNNQHPDLIFLDIQLSDGLSFEIFDEVEVKSAIIFTTAYDEYALQAFKLNSIDYLLKPIDDEDLETAVAKYKTRLPEKTNIALDFDDIKKLLVNPIEREYKKRFSVKVGQHLKLVNIDDIECFYSENKGTYLYTSEGRNYLLDTSLEALEKELEPQTFFRINRKFFVNINAIKDMVSYTNSRLQIKLNNYNEDEVIVARERVKDFKNWLE
- a CDS encoding 2TM domain-containing protein, which translates into the protein MDTTRNQHRLERAKIRVQKIKSFYTHLLIYIIINSVIVYINIENLDPGESYFQARNFITLTLWGIVLIMHALTAFFPNFILGAKWEQRQIEKYIKEERDQKRWE